DNA from Leucobacter aridicollis:
GGCTGCTCGTCCTCGCGGTCGGTGCGACGCTCACGGTACAGGTGCTCGACGTGTTCGAGGACACGCTCGCCGAGGTGACGGTGCTCGCCCTCTTCGTGCCGCTCCTCATCGGCACCGGGGGCAATACCGGCAACCAGGCGGCGACGACGGTGACGCGGGCGCTCGCGCTCGGCGACGTCCGGGCGCGTGACCTCGCGAAGGTCCTCGGGCGGGAGGCGCGCGTCGGGCTCATGCTCGGGCTCCTGCTCGGCTCGCTCGGCTTCGTACTGGCAGGGCTGGTGTACAGCTGGCAGATCGGCGCCGTGATCGGGCTCACGCTCGTCGCGATCTGCACGGTCGCCGCGACGATCGGCGGGATCATGCCGCTCGTCGCGCGCTGGGTGAAGGTCGACCCTGCTGTCTTTTCCAACCCGTTCATTTCGACGTTCGTCGATGCGAGCGGACTCATTATCTACTTCCTCATCGCGCGGGCGATCCTCGGGCTTTAGCCGGGAGCCTGGCCCCGCCGGCCGCCCTCCGGATCGGGCAGCGCGCACGCGACCTCGGCGAGGTCTCGAAACAGCGCGCGGACGGCGGCGTGGCTCTCCGCGGGCGTCTCCGCGGCGGCGTCGTCGGCCTGGCTGCTCCAGCGAATCCAGCCGTTTCGCCAGATCGTCACCCCGATGTGCGCGATGAGTTCGAGCGCGGTTGGATCCTCCTCCGGCAGCTGCTCGGCGAGCCGACTGCGCAGCTTGTCGGTGATCACCCTGTCCTGCGACACCGCATACGCGCGGATCGCCGGATCGGCTTCGATGAGGCGGGAGACGCGGCGATGCTCGGCGAGGTCTGGGGTCCCCTCGCAGGCGAGGACGACGTCCCCGAGCCTGTCGATCGCCTCGAGCGCCTCGGCCCGGTTCGCTGCGACGAACGGGACCGTGCCGACCGCTGCCAGGTAGCGACTGTGGCCGTCGAGCACGGCCTCCTCCTTGCAGCCAAAATAGCGAAAGAAGGAGCGGCGCGAGATATCGGCTGCGGCGCTGATCTGCGCGACCGTGACCGCCGCCATTCCGTACCGTTCGCCAAGCTCGAGTGCGGCGAGGTGCACGCGCTGCCGGAGCTCCCGATTGCGGCGCTGCCGCACCCCTTCCTCGGGCCCGGTGCTGTCCTCGGCTGCTGGCACGCCGGTCTCCTCGATGTTGTTCGCTTGTCTGCGGTCTGATCTCGCAAAAACTTACCGCGCCGGCACCCGAGTCGCAAAATTCTGGCACTGTGTGACAGAATTTACTGTCGGCCGCCCGTCGCCGACCAGAAAGCGATCACCGCACCAGTGTCTTCACCGAATACCGGCAGCACCCAGCTGCCACCCACCACTCCCCCCATGCGCACAGTGACCGCCGTTATCGCGATGCTCGCGGCCTCGGCCTTCGTCATGATCCTCAACGAGACAGTCCTGAGCGTCGCCCTCCCGCCACTCATGACCGAGTTCGGGGTGGGCGCCACCACGATCCAGTGGCTCACCACCGGGTTCCTCCTCACGATGGCCGTCGTGATCCCGACGACCGGCTACCTGCTGAGCCGATACACGATCCGCACGCTGTTCATCGTCGCGCTCACGCTGTTCCTACTCGGAACCGCGCTCGCGGCCGTCTCCCCCAGCTTCGGCGTGATGCTTGCGGCGCGCGTCATCCAGGCCGGCGGCACCGCGATCGTCATGCCCCTGCTCATGACCACGACGCTCACGCTCGTGCCGCCGCAGCATCGCGGCACGGTCATGGGCCTGAACTCGATCGTCATCTCGGTGGGCCCCGCAATCGGGCCGACGCTCTCCGGCGTCGTCATCGAGGCGCTCGGCTGGCGCTGGGTGTTCGGGCTGATGGTGCCGATCGCGCTCATCGCGCTCGCCGTCGGCGCGTTCCTCATGCCGAAGCTCGGTGGCGGCGGCCGCGCGCCGCTCGACGTCATCTCGGTGCTGCTTGCGCTCCTCGGCTTCGGCGGCGTGGTGACGGCAGTCTCCTCCGCATCGGACCTCGCGAACGGCTCGCTCGTGCCGCCGGTCGCGTTCGCTGTCGGCGCCGTCGCGCTGGTGATATTCACGGCCCGTCAGAAGCGCTTGCAGCGCGCCGACAAGGGCCCGCTCCTCGACCTCCGGCCGTTCAGCGAGCGCAACTTCACGCTGTCGGTGACCGTGCTGACGGTCTCGTTCGGCGTCATGCTCGGCACCGTCGTCGTTCTCCCGATCTACGCGCAGTCCGGGCTCGGCATGTCAGTCCTCGCGACGGGGCTCATCATGCTCCCCGGCGGGATCGCGCAGGGCGTGCTCGCCCCGGTCGTCGGCCGGCTCTACGACATGGTCGGCCCGAAGCCCCTCGCGGTCCCCGGCGTCGTGATCATCGCCATCGCACAGTGGTGGCTGAGCACGATCGGCCCGGACACGACGACGGGCCAGCTCATCGCCATGCACGTGACGTTCTCCGTCGGCATGGCGCTGGTCCAGACGCCGATGATGACGCACGCAATGAGCTCGCTCCCGCTCCCCCTCTACGGGCACGGCAGCGCGATCCTGAACACCCTCCAGCAGCTCGCCGGCGCCGCGGGGACCGCCGCGCTCATCGGTGCGCTCGCGCTCGGCGCCTCGCTGTCCGAACTCACCGGGCCGGCCGCGCAGATCGCGGGCGCCAAGCTCGCCTTCGCGGTCGGCGGCTCGCTGATGCTCATCGCGGTCGTCTGCGCCCCGCTGGTGGCGCGCCGCGCGCGGTCCGCTGGCGAGACGACGACCGTCTAGCGCAGGCCGTGGTATTCGAGCACGCCGCGCACGGCGGCAGTGAAGCGATCCTTCGGGATCGTGGCGCCCTCGCGGCGCATGCCGTCGTGCGTGACGCGCAGGATCCGCTCCGGTGACACGAAGCTCTCGCGCCCCTGCGAGTCCCACGCGCCCGCGCCGATCGAGATGAAGTCCCGGTGGTACTTCGAGCTGACGTAACAGCCGAAGACCGTCGTGGCGTCGATCCGCCCGATGATCAGCACCGGCCGATCCTTCCCACGCCCGTCGTTCTCGACATACGGCACCCAGGTCCACACGACCTCGCCGGGATCCGGATCGCCGTCCATGCTCGGCGCGTACTCGAGCTTCGCCCCGGTGAGCTCTCCGGCGGCGACGTCGCGCGTCGCGCCAGCGCCGAACTGGCCGGGACTTTCGGCGTAGTCACCGCCCGAGCGGGGTGTCGAGGGCTTCCCCGGCCGTGCGCCGGGCGTCGACGTCGGCCTCGATGTCGACGTCGGCGGCTTGGGGGCCGGCTTCAGCGTGGCCTGCGGTTTCGAACCCTGCTTGTCGAGTCCGAGGATGCGCCGGAGCGCGACCCCGATCTGGTACCAGATGTTCTCGTTCGCCATGGCTAGTCGAGCTCGTGCGAGGTGAGGGCGTTGAGGCGCGACTGGCAGCGCTGGTACTTCTTGCGGTAGCCACCGTCGATCATGCCGCCGCCGAAGATCTCGGTGAGCGGGATGCCCGTGGCACGGATCGGAATCTGCGCGTCGTAGACGCGGTCGATGAACGCGACAAACCGGAGTGCCGCCGACTGGTCGGTGAGCTCGTGCACGCCGCGCAGGCCGATGGTCTGCACGCCCTCGAGGAGCCCGATGTAGCTCGACGGGTGGACTGTCGCGAGGTGCGCGATGAGCTCGTCGAAACTGTCGTCAGTCATGCGCACGCCCGACGCGGCGACGTCCGCGAGCGCAAACTGGTAGGCCTCGTCGGTGAGTGCGACGGCCGCGCTCTCAAGGTCGCGCTGTCGGTAGTCGACGCCGTCGATCCGGATCGTGGTGAAACGATCGGACATCGCCTGGATCTCGCGCATGAAGTCGGCGGCGGCGAACCGGCCCTCACCGAGGGCGTTCGGCGGCGTGTTCGAGGTCGCGATGAACTTCGACCCTGTCTTCGTGAGGTCACCGATGAGTCGCGTCATGAGCATCGTGTCGCCCGGGTCGTCGAGCTCGAACTCGTCGATGCAGATGAGCTGTGCGCCCTGCAACACGCTCACTGCGCCCGCGTAGCCGAGCGCGCCGACGAGCGCGGTGTACTCGATGAACGTGCCGAAGTACTTGCGGCCCTGCTGCGCGTGCCAGCTCGCCGCCAACAGGTGCGTCTTTCCGACGCCGAAGCCGCCGTCGAGGTACACGCCTGGCTTCGCCGCGGCTGCCGGAGCGGGCTCAGCCTTCTTCCGCCCGAAGCCGAAGAAGCCGCCCTTCGCCGCGGCTCCGCCGCCGCGGGGCGACACAAACGCCCGCAGCAGGTCGCGGGCCTCAGCCTGCGACGCATAGTTCTCGTCCGGGACGTACGAGTCGAAGCTCGCCGTCGCGAACTGCGGCGGAGGCGTCAGTGTGGCGACGAGTTCCGTCCCGGAAATCCGCGGGTTGCGGTCGACAAGACTGGCGAAACTGTGTGGGTGCGTAGCAGACATCCGCATCAGTCTACTGCCCTCGCCACCCCGGTTTGGGGAGGCCTGCAACGAAGCGCAGCACGGTGCTCTCCCAGAGCTCGGGATCGGCGTTCCAGAGCCGCACGTGGCCGGCCCCGGGGATGCTCACGAGCTCGACGAGGTCGGGCCTGGCGTCTGCGATCGCGTGCGCTCCCTGCCACCGCACGAACCGGTCGTCGGGACTCGCGAGAATGAGCGTCGGGACGTCGAGCGACGCGGCGAGCCTTCCGGGGGCGAGCGCCGCGAAGTCGATGCCGCCCGGCTCCCCCGACGCCACTGCGCCCCGCTCGAGCAGCGCCATACCGGCGGTCGCGATCCAGCCCGGCAGTCCGGCTTCGCTCGCCTTGTCGCGAAGGATCCCGGCCCAATCGGCGCCCGGGGATTCGAGCACGACGCCGTCGATCACGGCTCGGTGCGTGCCGCGCGCGACAGTGACGAGCGACGCGGTCCCGCCCATCGACCATCCCATGAGCGTCACCCGCTCGGCGCCGCGCGCACGCGCCTCGGCGATGGCGGCGTCGACGTCGCGGCTCTCGCTGATCCCCATCCCGTAGCGCCCGTTCACGCCGCCCGGCTGGCCGAGGTCGTTGCGATAGCTTACGATCAGGCTCGTGACGCCTGCCCGCGCAAACGGCTCGATCGCTCGGAATGTCTCGGCCGGTGACGCGCCGCGTCCGTGCACGTGGACGGCCCACCGCTGCTTCCGCGCGCGGCGCGGGTGGACGATCCACGCGGCCATCGGCCCGAGCTCCGTGTCGTAGTGGATGGGCTCGACGCGGTAGCCGAGCTCCGCCGGGTCGGTGTACCACCAGCCGACCATCCGGCCGCGGCAGCCTGGCGCGAGCGTGCCGCTATCCACGCTCACGACGGCCCGCAACACGTCGACGCCGTTGCGCGCGAGCACCGGGCCGAGGCGCGCATGGCCCGTCGGCGCGGCGCCGCGCCCCTCGCCTGGGGTGGCCCCCGGCGCATCGAACAGCAGCGAGTGCTGGCCCCGGGCGCTCGCGCCCTCGCCCGTGATCCAGACACGGGGCTCGTCGCCCGCGAGCACGCGGCGCACCGTGATCGGGCGTTCCAGCCCGCGGTCGACGGTCACCGCGAGGCGGCCGAGATGCCCGGCCAGGGCGGCGGCTGTGCCGACGACGCCGGCGCTGACTCCCACTGCGATCGTTCCTGCGAGGGCGATTGCCCGCGACGCCTTCATCTCGACTCCATCCCCGTGTCGGCGTGTATTTGCGCGGCCCCGGCGTGGCAGCCAGGCGGGGCCCACACAGAACTCTAGTCTTCGGGTGTGTCCACACCCTCAACGGCAGCGCCAGCCGTCTTTGTGAGCGCAGCGAACGTGCTGCGCGGCGCATCGCTGCGTCAGGATCTCGCCGTGCGCGAGATCCCCCCGCCGGAGCGCATCGCGCCCCACTCCGTCGCGTTCGCCGCAGGAGTGCGCGAGGGCACCGGCCCCGATCCGGAATCGGTACTCGACTCGCCAGCGGGGGCTGGCCGCTTTGTGCTCATGCACGATCCCGACGCTGTCGACGAATGGGGCGGCGACTTTCGGATCGTCTGCTACGCGCAGGCGCCGCTCGAGCTCGAGATCGGGGTGGACCCGTTTATCTCGGATGTCGCGTGGTCCTGGCTCACCGATGCGCTCGACTCGCGTTCGGCTCAGTACACTTATATCTCGGGCACCGCCACGAAGGTGCTCTCGAGCAGCTTCGGTGCGCTCGAGGCACGTGGCGACGGCGCCCAGATCGAGCTGCGCGCCTCCTGG
Protein-coding regions in this window:
- the zapE gene encoding cell division protein ZapE, which produces MSATHPHSFASLVDRNPRISGTELVATLTPPPQFATASFDSYVPDENYASQAEARDLLRAFVSPRGGGAAAKGGFFGFGRKKAEPAPAAAAKPGVYLDGGFGVGKTHLLAASWHAQQGRKYFGTFIEYTALVGALGYAGAVSVLQGAQLICIDEFELDDPGDTMLMTRLIGDLTKTGSKFIATSNTPPNALGEGRFAAADFMREIQAMSDRFTTIRIDGVDYRQRDLESAAVALTDEAYQFALADVAASGVRMTDDSFDELIAHLATVHPSSYIGLLEGVQTIGLRGVHELTDQSAALRFVAFIDRVYDAQIPIRATGIPLTEIFGGGMIDGGYRKKYQRCQSRLNALTSHELD
- a CDS encoding DUF3000 domain-containing protein is translated as MSTPSTAAPAVFVSAANVLRGASLRQDLAVREIPPPERIAPHSVAFAAGVREGTGPDPESVLDSPAGAGRFVLMHDPDAVDEWGGDFRIVCYAQAPLELEIGVDPFISDVAWSWLTDALDSRSAQYTYISGTATKVLSSSFGALEARGDGAQIELRASWTLLGEDFASHIEAWSELLCLLAGLPNEEGVASLTQHRVRAQRSANNI
- a CDS encoding alpha/beta hydrolase family protein, with the translated sequence MKASRAIALAGTIAVGVSAGVVGTAAALAGHLGRLAVTVDRGLERPITVRRVLAGDEPRVWITGEGASARGQHSLLFDAPGATPGEGRGAAPTGHARLGPVLARNGVDVLRAVVSVDSGTLAPGCRGRMVGWWYTDPAELGYRVEPIHYDTELGPMAAWIVHPRRARKQRWAVHVHGRGASPAETFRAIEPFARAGVTSLIVSYRNDLGQPGGVNGRYGMGISESRDVDAAIAEARARGAERVTLMGWSMGGTASLVTVARGTHRAVIDGVVLESPGADWAGILRDKASEAGLPGWIATAGMALLERGAVASGEPGGIDFAALAPGRLAASLDVPTLILASPDDRFVRWQGAHAIADARPDLVELVSIPGAGHVRLWNADPELWESTVLRFVAGLPKPGWRGQ
- a CDS encoding type II toxin-antitoxin system PemK/MazF family toxin — its product is MANENIWYQIGVALRRILGLDKQGSKPQATLKPAPKPPTSTSRPTSTPGARPGKPSTPRSGGDYAESPGQFGAGATRDVAAGELTGAKLEYAPSMDGDPDPGEVVWTWVPYVENDGRGKDRPVLIIGRIDATTVFGCYVSSKYHRDFISIGAGAWDSQGRESFVSPERILRVTHDGMRREGATIPKDRFTAAVRGVLEYHGLR
- a CDS encoding DHA2 family efflux MFS transporter permease subunit; the encoded protein is MRTVTAVIAMLAASAFVMILNETVLSVALPPLMTEFGVGATTIQWLTTGFLLTMAVVIPTTGYLLSRYTIRTLFIVALTLFLLGTALAAVSPSFGVMLAARVIQAGGTAIVMPLLMTTTLTLVPPQHRGTVMGLNSIVISVGPAIGPTLSGVVIEALGWRWVFGLMVPIALIALAVGAFLMPKLGGGGRAPLDVISVLLALLGFGGVVTAVSSASDLANGSLVPPVAFAVGAVALVIFTARQKRLQRADKGPLLDLRPFSERNFTLSVTVLTVSFGVMLGTVVVLPIYAQSGLGMSVLATGLIMLPGGIAQGVLAPVVGRLYDMVGPKPLAVPGVVIIAIAQWWLSTIGPDTTTGQLIAMHVTFSVGMALVQTPMMTHAMSSLPLPLYGHGSAILNTLQQLAGAAGTAALIGALALGASLSELTGPAAQIAGAKLAFAVGGSLMLIAVVCAPLVARRARSAGETTTV
- a CDS encoding TetR/AcrR family transcriptional regulator, whose product is MPAAEDSTGPEEGVRQRRNRELRQRVHLAALELGERYGMAAVTVAQISAAADISRRSFFRYFGCKEEAVLDGHSRYLAAVGTVPFVAANRAEALEAIDRLGDVVLACEGTPDLAEHRRVSRLIEADPAIRAYAVSQDRVITDKLRSRLAEQLPEEDPTALELIAHIGVTIWRNGWIRWSSQADDAAAETPAESHAAVRALFRDLAEVACALPDPEGGRRGQAPG